In the genome of Eublepharis macularius isolate TG4126 chromosome 10, MPM_Emac_v1.0, whole genome shotgun sequence, the window CACCTGTCATCAGGGCAAGCCAGCCAAGTCAAAGCCAAACCATCCCTTCATCTCCAGTGGGAGCTGCAATCTTCATAGGAAGCGGAGGAATAGCTAGAGGACAGGCACACTCGCCAGGCTGCCCTCATGAAGGCTTGAGATACGGGCCAGGGAGATCACCCCGAATCATCCCTCTCCAGTCCACAACTGGAGGAGagcagggggaagagaggaggaagtCTTAGGTGCTGTTAACCCCTTGCCTTCTCTATAACTAAGGATCAGTGAGGGGAGACGGGTAAGCGCACTGTTCACTGCCAACACTAGCAAGATCACAGATTCCCACACACACATATTGAGAAGCTATCATGTACACTATCACGTACATAATCTACCACGTATGGTAGATTAGCCTGTTTCTCTGCTATCACTATATAAGATACAGATCTCATCCAGCCAAGGCCAAGTCTGTCAGATAGATTCATGTTTGACCAAAACACAGCCCCATACTTGAGAAGTCAGAAGGATCCTATTGAAGATTCATCTTGAGTATGAAAGTATTTTCAAATGCATCTTAATCATTTCTGTATTACTTACTCGTGCAGTTGAGTCTCTGCTACATGTTACAAGCACATCTATTGTTGGGTGCAAATCCAAGCCATAGACAGCACTTAAATGACCATGGTAATGCCTAATAACCTATTGATAcagataaaaaaaaattcagttaaaAGTGGATGTTCCATGACTTTAAACTGCTGAAAAAATTCAGTTGCTGGCAATGAGTTTAAACTTACCTTATTATATTCAAGATCCCAGCATTTCACCTGTTTATCTTCTCCACAAGAGAAGAGGTACGGGCTTCTTCCACTTACTATTACACCTCTAACTGTACTGATATGGCCAGTCAAAGATAGTTTTAATTTGCCACTTGCAAGGTCCCAGATCTGTAATGACAGACATCAAAGACCAATAAAAAGCCCACACAATCAACTGAGATCAGTAGCTCCAAGATCTTTCTAGCAAATAAACTGTATGCATACTTGAAAGCACAAAATCTGACAGCTTTAGTACTAATGCTAATCGCAGTTTTGGCACAAGATACAACTCAAAATTCTGGAGATCAGAAGAAAGCCAAGCAATAAAACGTGTGGTAGAGAACTGCCAACATGGAAGAATTTACAAGACCTAAAAACAATATAAATGTCACAGACAGTCCTTCAATGCCTCTTACCTTTATAGTTCTGTCAGCGGAGCCAGTCACAAACCACTGATTGCCAGGTTCTACTGCGATACATCTCACCCAGCCCAAGTGACCACTGATAACCTGTAGACGTTATAAGATGATCTTGAAGGTTAAAGTTTATTAACCAAAACATGAAAAAGGACAGCTTAAACACTTACATAAAACAAGCCAATTTAGACCAAACTGGATAATCTGCTTCAATGTTTTATTTCAAAGCTATACCATTCAGCATTAGCTGTACTTCATTGTTAGTTTACTGTCTCAACTATATACTCTGTGGCTCATAATTTACTATCCTCAGATGAAAGACTGTATCGAGGAACAATACAGACAGGAAAAAGTCTTCCATCAAGTGCAGCTGCTCCACTTCAGGCCATCACCTCTGCCCTTTTCAGTAtacaaaatgacacacacacactctggtaGCCTGAATCTAACTTCCCAGCACCGCAGCATCCATGACCAAAAAAATTATCATGTAGAATGGCTGGGATTCCTTCTCCTGAATTACAATGCTCAATTTCGAATGAGCCTTGATTGTTTTTCTGCTTTTCCAACTCACAACTGAACCAGTAATGACATTTAAAAAACCTACCAAAGAACTGCAAATGGACATTGGCTAACAAGGCACTATGTCTCATGCCTTTCCCACAAACCAAAAGATGAACTGGAGGGCAATCTGAAGAGCCAAATTTTAAAAtagctgcccccccccgcccctttatGACTTGGATATTCTCTTCCCGAGTTTTAAGAGTTACATGTGGCAGTATACCATTGTCCACACTAAAAATACTTTTGCAGCCAAgattcttctttttctgaataGTAAAAACACATTTACTTCAGACTGCTAAACTGTTTTGGCATGTGCATCAGCTTTTTAAGACTGAAGCCTAAAGGGAGACAGTCAAATCCACCAAAACCAAGAGCTGAGTTCATTCCTGTTATTATTCTCTACAGGCAGTGACAAAAAAGTCACAGATGCTGGGAGACCAGGAAACCTACTGAACATTTAACATCCCTTTTATCTTGAGATTTATCTCTGCAGTGCATTTGCTACTTACTCTGTAGAGTttccatggggggtgccactgtggttttggcattgttGGAGCCTTCTTTGCCATTAACGCAGAATTTTTGTTCCCTCCTGTTTCCATCATAGCCTATAAATTAAACAGAACTTAacatacacacatttatttcTGAGCTAAGAAATCTAATTATGCTTTACCGCCCTTAAATAATGCTTCACAGTATGCACTGTGATTTGTCATAAAACCCAGCGGCTGCAAAACCTATCAGAAGATTGAAATCCAACCTGATAAACCTGCCACATATCCATCAGCAGTTCTCCATTCAGGATACTTACCATGCTCAAAACTGAAGGCTGTGAACGTTCAGGAATACCAGCATGTCTGTATATATCACCTACGCCAGCAGCTGTTCTATTTGCTTCTATTCTGGAAGACCAGGAAACAGTGGATGCAGGGAAgagaaaatgttaaaaatattatACGATACCGAGTGTTGACAGACTATCTAGTTTGCAATAATTGGCAATATGCTTATTATATTCCAAAATCCTGTGTGTTTAccataaaaaagtaaaaaaaattatgacaCCTTAGAAATTAAGGCCAAAATCCGGTAATGATTTGTCACAATGAAGTATTATCTATATTCCCTTTTCAGAATAACCAGACATGGTGGTAGATGGTCTaaacaggtgccaggatgttatAATAGGCTAGATAAGAGCCAATAAACTGAAACacaatccagacaagatggaggtacTGTCTGGACTCTATATAGATTTTGTATCTAGTCAAGGATGGAGGAGTCAGAACTGGGTTGCACTGCCCTTAAAATAACATCTTTGCAGTTTGGGGTGATATTAGATCTATGTTTAGAACTGGATGCTCAAATCTCTGTGGCATGTTGCACTTTTGAACAGCTTTGGTCAGTTCATCAGCTATGGACCATCATTGAGAAATAAGATGTGGCAACAATTGTCTAAACTTTAAGCATATCCAAGCCAGACTACTAAAATGTGATCTTCATGGGGCTGCTTCTGAAGACAACTTAGAATGCTCAAGGAGTTCAAAGTAACATAGCAAGATTGCTATCTGGTGTAAATTTACAATGCACTTATGTTTTCTATGCTAGAGACAGAGTTAAACCAAACCACAATTCTAGACCAAAACAAAAACCAGATCAGAGTTTTCCTGTGTAGGATTTTGATTTAGGAACAAGATAACCATAAGATTTTAGGTCAGGTTCGATCCTGGTTCACAGAAGAAACTCTCTGAACTTGTGTTTGGGCTCAATTTTAAATCTGGTTTTACTCTATGGTTAAAGAATTTACATTAGCCGTGAGCTCCATTAAAatgctggttatgacctttaaggTCCTTCCTGGTCCAAGAACAGAGTACCTGAAGGAATGCCTACTCCCACCCAAACCAACTGGATAACTGAAGTCCTATAAAGTCCTAGTCTGTGAGCCACTATTACCTGAAATAAGATGAAAAGCCATGCAAACAGGGTTTCTTCTGTGGTGGCATCTCAGTTATAGGATACCAGATCCACAGATACTCTGACAGTACTGAGCATGCTACACTTGTGCCAGCTAATGGCATATGCAGTTTCTCTTTTACTGTTGTTACTGTACTAACAGGAGCCCTGCAATATAGGCCATTATTATTGCAGATAGGAAGAGATCAATATGACAGATGGGGCACTAAGAGAAAGTAAGAGTCCTTCGTTAAACTCATTACTTGAGAAGCGATCCAGGTTTACTGCTCAAATCCTTAgccattatagaatcatagggttggaagggatctctagggtcatttagtccaaccttctgcccaatgcaggaaattcacaactaccccccccccaactgccccaatgacccctgctccatgcccagaaaatggcaaaacacctccaggatccctagccaaactgccctggggaaaattgctacctgactccaaggtagCAAGAAACTCTAATCAGAAGATGCTGCAAAGCTTTCCATTTCACTCAGAGGGTAGAAAAGGGACCTTTACCGCTGCTATTATGTtaatttctctctactctcaCCTGTAAGGAGGTGATTAGTACTGTTAGAGATTACAGCTATGGTAAAGGGACAGTAGGGGGGCACACAACAACTTCATACACTCCCCATACAACATTCAATGCTTGGATTTTCAAGAAACTGGGCAGAAGAATGGGCAAGGCTCTCCACATCAGAATGCATCCATATGACATTGGAAAGACTGAAATTAAGACTGAGCATATCACTGTGACTTAATTAATTGCAATTTAAATCACTGAGTTTTCAATCGTATTTTCTAAGCTAACCTGAAAAGTCATTTGTAGTTTTGTGCTCTTAATTTATAGTGTATTTTAATgactaaaaacaaaatattacttGGATTGAGAAGGAGGCAACGCCACAGCTAACGACTGGGCCGCTGACTCACTGGGCATCCTCTGGATTTTAGTGTCTGCTGTCAAGGCCACTCCTTGTAAGAGAGAAAATACACCTTTAGGACAAACCTCAACCAAAAGCATTTAACAATGCTTTGTCAGCAAATAAATTCTTATTATTCAGTCCTTCCTAACACATACACAGAATAAAAATGTGCAACTTATTTGTCCGGGGTTGGGCCCACCAGCCCAGGCAGGCCCCCTTTCACAGGCCAGACAGCATTGCAGCGCTACCTACATAATGATGGAGAACGTCACATTATTTTTAGTCCCATGCACCTACCACTGAGATCCTGTTAACATAAATGTTAGCTGATTTACAATACAATCCTATACAGGCTTAGAATGGACTATCTCTGCATAAGACTGAACTGTCGGTCTTGCTACTTTAATTCTTCAGAAACCCGCAAACTCCATTTTCATACTTCGTTAACACGATGAGACCTACACAGACAGCAGCTGAATGGTAACAAAAATGAAGAGCTTGTAGTGAATATTGTAAAGCTTCAGTTCACATGACCTGAATGAGTTTCTGCAAAGATTACTACTGAAACTCAAAATACAAACTCTAACTGAGACTACCCAACATCACAGTGAAGGCAGAGATCCCTTAAAATACCACTTGGAAGTATCTAAAACTCTATTTCTATGTTTTCTTCATTTTCACAAGCTTACAGCACAGAAATATCCAAGATCTTTTCTAAGAATAAATGTCCTCTATTTCTGCTAATTTGACATAGAAGTGGAAAATGTTTCAGTGTTTCAAAAGACACCTAAACTACAGCACACAGAGACAGATGCAAGAACTTCACTAAATTTAATAACAATCATTAACAGTTGCTGTCTACATTctcttccaaatgttttttgGCATCAAACCTGCCAAGCTTCATTAAGGCACAATGATCTTTAAATAGTGCATCCATGATCATAAATATCTTGCTTAAAATTTTACACTATGGTAGAAAACACTTTTACCAAATACAAGTTTGTCCAAAAGATTACTTACCAGGTCCTGGAGGATATGGGTGTGTTCCTGTTATCAAATATTCATTATCTTCTCCTACATAGTAAGAGATTTATTACTGTTTCATAGTACATAATGTTAAACTATCAATGAAACATACGCTGTTACAAGCATACAGAGATGTATTTTCATTAGAAACCATGCACAGTATAAATAGCAAATGCTATTACAGAAAAGAAGTATGCACACAAACATTTTATCCAAACAAATGCTACATTTGCCAAGTATACTCTGAATAAAAAAACTGAGGAGGCTTACCACATTCTAATATTAAGTGCCATTACTGAATGTGAAATTCTAATATAAAAGACTCGGTAATCAAATGATGAATCAATAACAATCAGAGTAACAAACAGAGTAGTCTACTGCTGAATGGAATGGAAATTACCACCATACCTTGATTCGGAAGATACTGCTTATGACCATAGGAATCAATGGCATTGTGAGAACCCTTTTCCCGAGCATTTTCCTTCAAAACAGGCATGTGTAGCACGGAACTGTACTCTGTATGAAGTTTTACTGACATCTTTACTTTGTGGCTATTTTAAAGAAAACACTTTATTAATATTTCTGAGACATTATTCTATTaaataagcaaaataaataagcaaaatccCCTCCTGGGATATACAGGAGGAGTATTTACAAAAAGTCTAACTTTTTGTAAAGTCAAACTACTGAAGCACAACTTGCTTCACACTGAGATTATCTATATTTCAGGCAACAGAGATATTACTGTAGCTtgtaatttctgcattctttATGCCCCAATCAAATAATTTTTGATGTCCATATAAGCTCAAGCTTTGACAGAATAATCAAGCTTTGCCACAGAGAAATAAAGATCAAAATTTTGTGGTATCTCAAGGAACAGAGCCTAATTAACTTTCTGCTTCTCCCATCTCAGTAAGTAATGTCAGTCAAATGATAAGGGAAACACTCCAGCGCCCCCTCATATCGAAGTTCTGTTCAGTCATGGGAGAACAAATAAATGGATCTGCATTAAAATTCTAGACTAGTTTACAACATCAAATGTATTGATAGCTTTAATAATGTATTGTAAACTAGACTTTTGACCTGACTTGAAAtgatgtttatgattgtaagttatatgttgcaacaaaagttcaataaaaatttatttaaaaaaaaaatgtattgatAGCTTAGAAGCAGCCCTACCTCTTTTCATCCAATACTATAGGTTTTGCATTGTCGGCCACAAACATGTCATGAGTTCTCTTCAAAGATCTGAATACAAGGGTATGCACAGAGTGCTTCTGCACTTCCTAAACAAGAAAAAAGTTTCAGGTATACCTTGGGAAATAAGTTCATAAAAGAGAAGGATTCACAGATTTGGGTTGGCTTACTAGGCAGCCGTTCTTTGTGGTTGCCATGGGCCCCTCAAGTCCTCCATAGAAGCCTAACTGCTCCAGAGCTCAATGTAATACAAGACGCTGCTCCCATTCGCATGTCAGGGGAGGTGAGGGGGAGGCACGTTTTTTCATACTGCATTAAACTTTGCAGCAGCCGGAACAACTAGCTGCTTCCTTTTGCTCCAGGCAAAagatccttccttccctctccagaGCTAAAAGCTGGAAAGCCTGACTAAACATCTTTAAAAGCTTGCACCCTATTAAAGTAGTTCAATTACTCGATTACTGAGTTTAACAAATTAAATTTATATCAACATGTGTGTCAACCAGAGGGAGGAAATCAAGCCCTGCTCTGAATGTGGTAGAGTGGAACATCATCACCCACGAACAGGGTCTTTACCACTGTAGTCTTTAGACTCTGGAATGAGGTGAAGAATTGTCTTATACCCACTTTTCATAAAGCCTCTAAAACTTTCCTTAAAGCCCCATTTCAAGTCATATTTGGCTAAACTTTTCAAATGTTGAACCataaactgagttttaaaaacaTGTAATACACAGTAGTATTTGTGCTGAGGaacaaatgattttaaaatatagCATTCAATTGTTACGTcttgcctttattttattttccagtaCATGATATAGCTAATTTTTCTCCTTATCCATTTGAAAAGATGCAAAATTTCATTCGCACATGAATAAAGCAGGCAATCTAATTCTTAGCTTGAGTCTACTGAGTGTTTACTTTGCAACAATATACACTAAGGGATCAATGCTAAAAATGATGCTTTGTTCTGACCCTAATTTCTCAATGAACTGTGAAGGTAACTGTTTCTCCCTTTCTGGAGAGTGTCAAGATCAAGGACTTACAGCAATGCTTTAGGTCAATGGTCTGTTTTCCATTCTAAGGTGATCTGGGTGCAAATCTAAACACCTAAAGCTTTTCACCGCCAGTCTAACAAGTTGTATCTCATATATATTAAGACCGGGCTGCTCTAAATTTATTGCCACCGCCATCACCCCAAACTGGATAAAAACAAACACAGATTATTTACAGAATGTTAAACACAATCTGTTACTTTGATGCTTGCCCAAGATCACAGAACTGGTGCTCATTTTAGGTTGGCTCAAATCCACTACCACTTGTTTAATTATTTTAACAGATGTTGGTGTTACACCCATGAACTACATTaatctgcttctttttctttttggaaatatGGTAACAATAACAGTCCGAAAGATTTTTGTGACATTGGAATCTTCTAACTTTTAACACAACTGCCTTTAACAAAGAAGTGATTGTGCTCAGCATATGGgaatttattttcaaatatgaAAAGCCAGGACGATAAAGCGTATACTTGATCTATTTGTGCCCTTCCCTCAAATCTTCTGTATCCTGAAAATAAGCCAAGTATCTTTATACTATGCAACTTAGAAGTAACTTAGTCATAAGATGAACTGAATAGCTTGGACCCCACCTAGAATTTCCATAGTGAAAGAAGGGAGTGGGTTTTCTGTTTGATGATTCCTGCCTGCAATGCCAGCTCAGCGTGCCCCCTAAACGCTGATTCGGGGGAAGAGAAAGACCCCAGGAACACCCTTAGGGAAATTGGAGGTCTTCAGCAGGATTGCAGAACCGGCAAAAGTATCACCCCTCATTTAGGACAGCGTATGGGGAAACAGAAGGGTTTCTAATTGGCAAAGGGTCAagacatattatctccctacctgttcaacctctatgcagagcatatcataaggaaaattggattagatttagaagaaggtaaAGTGAAAACTGGCGGACGGAACAGTAACAATTTGAGttatggcagaaaatagtgaagacttgaaatgactactaatgaaggttaaaggagaaagtaccaaaacaggattacaactgaacatcaagaagacaaaaagtaaTGGACTAATGAGGAATTACACAAATTTTAAGTTGACAGTTAGGAaactgaaatggttcaagattttctattctttggctcaatcatcaaccaaaaggaagactgcaaccaagaaatcagaagactgagacttggaaaagcagctgtgagggaactagaaaaagatccttaaagataagcatgtctctctggggaccaagatcaagataatccaagccatgctattcctcattactatgtatagatcggaaagttggacaatgaagagagctgacaggaaaaaaattgattcatttgaaatgtagtgcaggaggagaattttgcagatTCCATGGACGGCAAAAAAGACAAGTGgtttccagatcaaatcaagcctgaattctccctagaagctaaaataacaaaattgaggctatAGTACTTTGTCCACATCATGAGGatacaagactctctggaaaagtcaataatgctaggaaaagtggaaggcagcaggaaaagaggaagacccaaaacgagatggcttgactcaataaaagaagccacgtcctccagtctgcagaatctgagcaagtctgttagctataggatgttttggaggtctttcattcatagggttgccataggacagagacttaatggcacataacacacacacacacacacacacacacatcaccccTCATGTTCAGAGAAATTTAGATGAGATCCAAGCTACTGCACTTTCAAAATGTTGTTAATAAGGTATTTCATATTGTCTATAGGACAAGCTTATTCTCCCACTGTATCTTCTTGGGCAAACACATCTTTCCCCCTCTTGTTTAGGCTATTCTCCAAAATGCCGGTGGTGCTATATAGAGACAATACAAATTCTTTTCTAACCAAATTAGTGGCTACCCAATACAGTGAAATACTTAAAACATTTAGATAATCTGAAATAATAAGAGGACCTTTCTTGTACATTATCCACCAGAAATACAGTCAATTAGGAGTGAAGCAAAGAAATCTGCAATAAAAGATGACTCTCAGATGTCTGGAAAAGGAGCTctttctctcaaaagcttacactcaaaaaacttcttggtctctaaggtgccactggacttgaatcctgccactctcaggaagtgacattaatATTTTCTCTGTTATAGAATTATTGTTTTTGTGCTGTAAGAACCAAGATAAGCACAAAAATAATCCTTctgtaacaggaaaaaaattaaacatcatTTCTTGAAAGTGATCTCTTATTGAagacttctttgctgctttccGTTAGTAGAATCCAAACAGCTACAGGAAGACCCTCCCATTTACATTGGGGATTTAAGGCTCCGACTTCCAACTGCAGCCCTATCCTGTTTTCAGCAAGGGTATCCAAAGTCTAATTGAGGTGATGAAAGATAAAGGTCTAGGATTGCTGAGCAAATTAAATATAAGTAAGTCTCAGACTCTGAATGGCTTGCACCTCAGAATTCTTAAGGAACTCAAACATGAAACTGTTGATCTATTATATATAACTTGTGACAAAAACTGACTCCAGTATCAAAGGACTGGAAAGTAGGAAACATTACATCAATCTTTAAAAAGCAGCCAGAGGTGATCCAGAAAATTATAACccaggtaaattagtagaaactgttattaaagacagaattactaagtacagagaataataaatcctactgagggaaaatcagcttCTGCATAGGaaaagtcctgcctcaccagccTTTTGGAGTTCTCTGAGCACATTAACAAGAATGCAGATAAGGGTGATCCAGTATGCATCATATACTTGAACTTCTAAAAGcattttgacaaggttcctcaccaaAGGCTCCTGAGTAAACTTAACAATTGTGGGAAAATAGGATAGGTCCTCTTACTGACTAAAATTGGCCATACTGACAGAAAGTGGAGAGTAAGATTGAATGGACAGTTATACCAATGGATGAATTAAACAGCAGAGTACCACAAGGATTGGTACTGGGACCAGTGCTATTTAACTCATTCATAAATTATCTGGAATTGAGTCTGATCAGTATAGCGTCAAAGTTTGCATAGGACACCaaactattcaggatggtgaaaaacaAGGTGGAAAGCTTTCCAAATCAGAGGATCTTTCCAAATTGGGTGAGTTGGCAACACTGTGACAAATTAAATTCAATGTAGGTAACTGTAACATAATCATAATGGAACAAAAAGTCCTAACTTTAAAAATATGCTGAGAGGGGTCTGAACATGTGTTGATTGAACTATTTAAAAGCCCCTGTATAAATCTATGGCATGACCTCATTTAAAATTCTGTATACAGCTTTAGCTACCATATTTCAAAAAGGTAATTGCAAAGATGGAAAAAGTACCCCTATGAAAAATGGGTAAAAAATCTCAGATTGTTTGGTTTAGAAAAATGACAAATTGGAGGAAGAGGACAgaaatttataaaattttgcGTGGAACAGAGAAAGCGAACATAATGCATTTTTTATCCTTCTCCCATAGTACTAGAACCTAGGGGTATCCAATGAcactgatgggcaatagattcaggacaaatggaagtacttcttcactaaACAAGTAAtcaaattgtgaaattcactgccagtgaacCAAATGATAATCACTAGCATagacagcttttaaaaagaactggacagattcatggagggtatGTTCATCAATTGCTACTGCTCACAATGCTAAAGGGAACATCCACAGGCAGAAAATGTCTGAGTAATAGTGCCAgcaggcagcatcaggggaaggactTGGCTtttctggttggccactgagtgAGACAGTATGCTGGAAAGATGACCGCTGACCTGATACAGCAGGGCATTTCTTATGATCTTAGAAGGTGGAAAATACTCCAGAGCATAATGTACAATGGAGCGCAAGGAGATGCAGTCAAAAGTGGGACCTGTAGGGCACCTAAGAATACAGGAAAGTACCTGGGAGTGCACATGGAGCTCTATGAATTCCAGAAAGTTTTAATAACAAAGGTTGTAATTTAGCAATATATTTACTCCTTCACCCACTGTTTACATCAAGCATATCTTCTTTCATACTTCACTGTACTATAAGTAAAAATGCTGTTGGTTTAAAAGACTTTCCAAGGAACCAAAAATCCAAGCACTCAAAACAATGCCCACTAGATCTTTCTTTCTGGCCAAGAAGACAGCCACTTGCATCTGTTTACCCTTGCTTCTATTTATCTTATACTTCAACCTGCCAAACTGGTATCTCATCCTTCACTCTTTGTGTGGTTTCTTTAATACTGACACTGGGTTAATATTCTGGGTTGGCTTTTTTTGCATGTACTGTGTGTTTTTCAGATCTCTTGGCTGTTAGAATTTAGGATAAAAATTGCAAGTCAGAAAAGTGGGTTAGAGGTGTTGTTTACTGAAGAGCCTAATAAAAGgtgttacatttttttttctcttttaaccaACTCAGCTACTTGCAATTTCTGTCTTCAATGAATGGACAGCATGTGCGGCACATTCTTTGTATTCATGACAGAGTGGAAGGAGCATGAGATGCTATTACTGTTCTTATCCCAGTATCATAGATGAGACGCTGACTAATAGTGCTCCTCCAACCT includes:
- the PLRG1 gene encoding pleiotropic regulator 1 is translated as MVEEVQKHSVHTLVFRSLKRTHDMFVADNAKPIVLDEKSHKVKMSVKLHTEYSSVLHMPVLKENAREKGSHNAIDSYGHKQYLPNQGEDNEYLITGTHPYPPGPGVALTADTKIQRMPSESAAQSLAVALPPSQSKIEANRTAAGVGDIYRHAGIPERSQPSVLSMAMMETGGNKNSALMAKKAPTMPKPQWHPPWKLYRVISGHLGWVRCIAVEPGNQWFVTGSADRTIKIWDLASGKLKLSLTGHISTVRGVIVSGRSPYLFSCGEDKQVKCWDLEYNKVIRHYHGHLSAVYGLDLHPTIDVLVTCSRDSTARIWDVRTKASVHTLTGHTNAVATVKCQAAEPQIITGSHDTTIRLWDLVAGKTRVTLTNHKKSVRAVVLHPRQYTFASGSPDNIKQWKFPDGNFIQNLSGHSAIINTLAVNSDGVLVSGADNGTMHLWDWRTGYNFQRVHAAVQPGSLDSESGIFACAFDQSESRLLTAEADKTIKVYREDDTATEETHPVSWKPEIIKRKRF